aagccagtGAAGGTCGTGCCCCTACTTTTGCTTCTAGCATTGAAACAAGTGGGAAGTATTTCTACTTGAGGATAATGTTCGGGAGAGAGGTTGAGCATTGTAGGATTTTCCGCCCATTTTTGGCAACGAGAGCAATGTTAAAGCTATGAAAATTTATGAAGCTCAGTCCTCCTTGATCTTTTGCTTTACTAATTTGGCTCCACTTGACCCAATTTATCTTTGATTGATCATCACTAAAACCCCACTAGAATTTCCTTATAACTTGGTCCAACCTGCTGGTGATAGACTTGGGAAGAAGGAATATTCCCATGATGTATGTGGGGATGGCTTGCAGCATAGACTTTAGAAGCACTTCCTTACCAGCAGCTGACAGTTTGTTTGTTTTCCAGTTGTTGATCTTGgcccataccctatcaatcagTCCATGGAAGCTTGCTACCTTTGCCCTTCCCACCATGGCAGGTAATCCTAGGTATTTCCCAAAAGATCCAATGAGTGTTACACCTGCAATTCGAATAATGTTTGCTCTGCACTCAATGTTTGTGTTTCTACTAAAATTGATTGCTGACTTCTCTTTGTTCAGTTGCTATCCAAAGGCTTGCTCATATACACTCAGAATGCTGATCATTCTCGTCCATTTGAGTGTGTTGGCTTTACAAAAGAGCATACTGTCATCAGCAAAGAAGAAATGACTAACTTTAATTGGACCTCTCCCAATTGGTACACTTGAGAGCCTACCATTCACCTCTGCCTGGGATAATAAATTTGAGAGAACCTATGCACATATGATAAATAGGTAAAGGGACAAGGGGTCCCCTTGCCTGAGCCCACGAGTTGGCTTGAAAGCTCCTTGAACTTCACCATTAAGCAGGATGGAGTAGGAAACTGAGTTGATGCAGTTCATCACCAAGGTGATCCATTTCCTTTCAAATCCCATCTTGTGCATCACTAAGGCTAGGAAGGCCCATTCTACTCGATCATAGGATTTGCTCATGTCAAGTTTTACTGCTATGTATGCTGACTTGCCTTGCAGTCTTGTGGACATGGAGTGGAGAGTCTCATATGCCACCAAGATGTTGTCTGTTATGGCTCTACCTgttacaaaagcactttgattcaTTGAAATAATATCAGACAGAATTTGTTTGAGCCTATTTGATAGTACCTTAGCTACAACTTTATAAATTACATTACAGAGGCTAATTGGCCTAtagtcaaaattttttttttttttttggatcttttacttttgggATCAAGGCTATGTAAGTGTCATACTCCTGCTACAGAGCCAGCATTATTAAGGACATTAAGCACAAATTTTGTTACTTCCTAGCTTGTggtatcccaattggattggtAGAAGAGGGCTAGGAAGTCATCAGGACCAGGTGATCCCATCCCTTTCATCTGGAAGACAACTCTCTTGACTTCTACCTCTATGAATCTCTAGAGGAGCAGATCGTTCATGCTCTCTGTAACTCTGTGGGGCATATCCCTAATACATTCTTCCATGCCCATTGGaaaagaagttgtgaagagttCTGAAAAATAGCTAGTGAAGATGTCTCCAATATGCTTTTTGTCTTATATCATCGTGTTCCTGTGATCCATTATCTAAGAAATCTTGTTGATTTTCCTCCTAGGAGATGCATGCATGTGGAATAAAGTTGTGTTTCTGTCCCCTTTTTGTAGCTAGTGTTGcttggctctttgtttccatttcaaTTCTTCCTCATCTAAGGATTGAGCAATCTCACTTTGTAGCTGTTTTGCAGTTTCCACAAGATCCCCACTGCCTTCTGCTTGTAGCTCTCCTAGTCTTTTTAGTTTATGTCTGATTTCTTTTGGTGCTCTCTTGTTTACACTAGCATTCCATTTTCTTAAAACAGTTTCACAGTTCAATAGCCTTCTTCTCATGGTTTCAGTGGCATTTGCCCCATGTGCAGGTTTTCTTAAACCTTCTGTAATAGTTTTGACACACTCTTCTTTTAAAGACCATGCTTCTTCATATCTAAAACACTTTGTTTGAGAGGGACAATTTTCTCGATAAGATCCCATGAAGATAAGTAGAGGAGAGTGGTCTGACATCAGAGCTTGGAGGACATTACAGCAAGAATCTTTAAAGTATTCCATCCATGATGGGCTAGCTAGTGCTCGGTCTAGCCTTTCTTTTGTGAAGAGAGGTGCACTTCTGTTGTTTGCCCAAGTGAACCTGGGCCCTCTTGTTGGGATAGAGTTCAGAGAGCACCATTCTAGAGTATTTCTAAAGGATTCCATCTATTTGTAGGGTCGAGGAGGCCCTCCCATCTTCTCATATTGACAGACTATTTCGTTGAAGTCACCACAATAGAACCAAGGTGTCTAGTCTGTAGGTTTGAGTGCCTTGAGAAACTCCCAGCTTAGATGTCTCTTTGTTGTTTCTGGGTTACCATAAAAGCCTGTAAAGAGCCATGGTTGCTCATTTGCTTTTGTTACATGTGCACTAATATGCCATCTCGAGTAATTATAGATAGTAACATTATCTTTAGTCCTCCAAATTAAAGCTAGTCCCCCACTACTCCCCCTACTGTCTACAGCTAGACAGCCATCAAACCTTAGGTTGTTTCGAACCACTTCAAGTCTTTCCTTAGAACATTTTTTTTCCATGAGAAAAATCATGGTCAGGCCCTTTTCCTTAACTAGAAGGTTAAGGGATCCAATGACCGAAAGTTCCCAAACCCTTTGCAGTTCCATGCTAGGATATTCATTGGGTTTGGCAAGGTTGGGTACCAGCCTCTACCATGGATGTGTTACTTTCATTTTTGTTATCTTgcctcctttttttcttttgatcatGCTCCTCTCGATTGTTTTTTCTAGTTCCTCCCCTCTTGATACCGGCTCTTAGGAAGTAACTTGAGATGTCAACCAGGGCTCCCTCTCATTTTCTACTTTATTTGAGCTCCTCACACGGGCTAGTCTCTTCCACTTTCTGGTTTTGGGATCAATAGGGATCATGTCAGGTTGCATCCTAGTGTCAGTACTAGATGAGTGGCATGTTGTTTCTATGCTTGTGTCTATCTTAGGAAATGGGTCCATGTGACTATTCAGAAAGCCTCTCTTCccatttcctttttcctcttaaCCCTCTTGAGCCTTACCCCTATCCTTTTGTTTCCCATTAAGAGTCAAAGCCTTTTGATCAGAGTCTAGGTGCATTTTTGTGTAAATACCTGAGAAGCTTTTGGTCCCTAGTCCATCTTCGACAATAAACCACATGCTTTGGGTTGTAGGGGCGTGGGGTCCTGTTGGTTGACTTCCGTGTTGAGTACTGTTGAGGGGCCTAAGACTGAACTTTGTACTTTTACTACCATTTAAGGTTTCCTCTGTTGCCGAGATGACTTTGCAGCCTCAGGTTGATGTGTCGAAGCGTACCTCTGCTACTTTCTTTTGCAGGTCTACTAGAAAGGCCTGCTGGTTCATTCTGTTGCTTATCCTAGACTCTTCCTTGTCACCACCTTCCTTCTCACCATGCTGCCCACGTTGTTAGTGGTTGTTTCCCGGTGTACCACCGTATCTATGCCTGTCAAAGATGTTTGTGTTCATGAGTTGAGCTCGAAGCCATGACCCAAATTGCTGTGGAGGTTGTTCTTCACTCTATTGATCATTTCGTGGTCTCAAACAGGACCTGCCTTTTCTTTGCTAAGATTTTATCctactgggttttcctttacaaggttttaatgagataATCTTAAAGCGTTTgacgatacacatgaatactgtactctttttcctttgccattgattttttcccacagggtatttacttggcaaggttttaataaGGCATTTCCTTAGCCGTCATAATTGACCACGTCTTAGCCGTTAATTAAGACTTTTGtatccctatatatatgggtatatttcTAGGTTCATTATATGGAAATACgaatcctctctctctttgtctttgATTCTCTcgattttttattgattttacaacaatatatatatatatatatattttttcaagttcCAAATTTTGTCTGGCTTTACAAATTACTTCAATCATGAATATGAATGAAGAAACACAGGAGCTGAAGCGGAGACCATTTCGGCCGGTAAAGAAAAAGTGCACCAGAGTAATCTATCCgattggaaaaaaagaaagtggaagggttttttcttttccttttaatatGGAGACGTGTGCACCATGCCAGAATAAGAAATGACGGATGATGACCAGATAGTGAGACTGAGACTGGTAGGCGGGATTAGTGAAGAAAAGTGGGGTAGACAGAGGCGGGTTTGGTGTTGTTTCACTTGAATGCAATCGTTGGAGTTGGGACATTCTTTTTACAACACAACACAATTGACACATATTTCCAAGTCAATCCCAATCACGATCGGTTCCGATACAAGTAAGCTGCGGCTTTACCCATCTAGTCAGGAGTGAATATTTAGAGCTGATTTTCTCGAGTTGCGGCTTTACCCATCTAGTCAGGAGTGAATATTTAGAGCTGATTTTCTCGAGTTGGACACGCTGATGGTACTGATCATGACAGGGCATGTGTAGAATCGTTTGGAGAGAAATAATAGTTGCAGTTACTATAAAatctatgttaaaaaaatagataaatataaaatttacctaaaaaaaatttaataataaattttattattttcataatgaCCATACTGCGTTTAAACATGCCATGACCATATGTGCAATTACTTTCAACTGGCAAAGATACGGCAACTTAAGAAAAGGAGGTTCAAAAGAAGCAATTTAGCGTACAAGCATTACCCAAATTTGGTCAAAACATATTCCACGCTAAAGACTTGAATCCATGGGCAACTTTGATTCTACAAAAGGTTCACTTATCAAGCTTTGAAGtgccactatatatatatatacatactcaTTTCTTCGAAAAAAAGGacctaatttcaattttattgattgcgAGCAACACTCTAACTCTCAAACATGGAAACCTCAAAAGATAAAGCAAATCACTACTTCCTCGCAGGTACTGTAACATTTGCCATCATAGCCTCAATCAACCGACCGATTGATGCATATGAAGATCCACCTTCAATCACAGCCTGTCTGCTTTTTTCACTCATCTCTTTGACCCTCTTCCTCACCTTGCTATCACCTTCCATCAAGCATTTCACTGCGTTCTCGATCTCCTCGGCCATGACAAGCACGCCACTACCAAGCCtgtaatttattttcaactCCACTGCTAACCCCAGATCCCTTACCATCTGGAATGCATTGGTTTGCTGCTCCGCGTAAAGTGGCCAAGTAGCAATAGGAACACCATGCCACAGGCTCTCCAAGATCGAGTTCCACCCGCAATGGGACACAAACCCTCCGATCGCTTTGTGGGCAAGAACCTCCACTTGTGGAGCCCATCCGCATATCATTCCAATGCCTCTGGTTCTTTCAAGGAATCCGGGTGGCAAGGTCTCCTCGAGATTCTCGGCATCAGTTGGTCTGGCTAACCCATCATCTCGAGATGGCAGACGTACTGACCAAAGAAATCGGTGGCCACTCCTCTCGAGCCCAAGCGCAGTCTCTTTCAACTGGGGTTCTCCGAAACTCCCCCTGCTTCCAAAGCATAAGAAAACCACTGATGATGGAGGTTGATCGTCAAGCCACTTCATTATCTCATGCTTAGCCTGATTATTCCCCGAAGGCGTCTTACCATTGAGGTCAATCATCGGTCCCACTGTGTAAACCGGAGGTATTCCATCGTTAAAAAAAGAGCTTACCGCATGAGATTCCAGCTCAGAAAACGTGTTGATAATAATACCATCGGCCTCTTTGTACTTTCTACCATGGTTTACAAAGGAGATGTACCCACCTTCCTTGTTTAGCGCCAATGAAGGCAAAGCACCAGGAGGAAGTGGGTTGACATAACTCGGAATGGCTGACTCGGGATCTGTTTCCCTAAACTCAATGCCGACCTGGTCATGCCGGGTTGGAAGGTAGAGCATGAAGCCAAAAAATGCAGCATTAGCGGTAAAGAAGACATAAGACGGGACACCAAGCTCGTAAGCCACATCAATCATGGAGGAGCAGAACAAATCGACCACCAAACCGGCAAGTGGAAGCGAAGCGGATAACACATGGTTGATGATAGCTTCTTTGACATGACTTCTGTAGCTCTCTACGTACTCGGTGATGAATTTCTCAACAGACTTAAAGAAAAGCTCTTTTGGGGGAGGATCTACTTGAGGAAGATGAATGAATCTCACACGGGTGTCGGAGGCAGCGATCGACTGTACAAGGCTATGGTCGGTGGGTGCAAATGCTGCGTTCATGACGAGAACCGTGATGGAGAAACGGTCATCTCTATCAAGCAAATGCTTTGCAAACGCAAGGGTGGATGCGAGGTGACCCATTCCCGGGGTAGGTATGAACACAAGATCTGCTCTCTTCATCTTGTACTAGAGCTGAAGTGGTTATGAGTCTATGACGAGACGCCGGCTTCTATAtattgttaagaaaaatttagttgtaacgATAACTACGCATTAATtcatgtattaatataatataattggtcaataaacaaattttattaaaagtaatattaatttaaatttaaaatataaaaaaattaatattaatatataaattaatacgacTTTATATACAAATAACAAAACACATATTCTTCCCTTACTTTATTCTTCTATAGGTTGCTCcggtttttttttctatttttataaaaatatactttATTACATTTATTCAGTAAATGAAATGAAGTTACAAATATGATTTATAAATCAGGAGAATTATACTGTAATATCAACTACGGTAACCGCTCAGGGTTGCTCCCGTTTTTAAGCGTTATTTTGTACGTTTTCTGTGAATCTATTCGCTGTTAATTGTCATCATCTCGTCAAACGAACATGTCAGATTAATTTGATCAGACCTAGATTTCCCCAAAATACAAATATGAGGTAACAAAACTGAACACGTTTTCAATATCTATCGTTTTGAAATCCTTGCCAGCTTGTTCACTTTCTGTGCAATTTGGTTGGACCACAATCGTCGTGCAGGTCAGGacaattaataaaagaaataattttgagtgtattggtttatttttttatttttaaaaatatttaaatatataaaaaaataactaacggTCAAATGAAGCAATGCTATTCAGACAGTAGAATAACCcgctttttataaaataaaaataggggaaattagcatacaactttagTTTCAAGCCGTGCTATGcaatgttttaaatttcgtaCCGTATCGGCTGGTACATGTCGTACCACCCACTGGTCCGATACAGAAATTTTATCTATTTCTTGCCGATCTAAATATCGACCAAGACCGGTCATATCGGCATACGTATTTGCCGGTATTTcagcctttacttttttttttcaaactacaagctcATTTTTTATCTCCAATTTacaccagactatttataatttatatatatatgtatttatatataatttattcatatatagactattattttttaatataattaatatatatttatatatataatttattcatatatcgactatcccgaaatggtaccagtatcaaaatatttcgttccagtgccttgaccgatACGATATTTAAAACATTGGTGCTATGTTCCTAGATCTTGTTTTCAACTTTCAGAGCTTCTACTTTTTTACTAAATTTGGTGGGGTATAATCAGTCTGATTCAATCTgattttggacatattttaaaattgaactGGTATATATCGATTTCTGGATTTGAATAATTGATACCGCACTGATTACACCCTTAAACCAATACTTTCGATTTTAATGgttccggtccggttcggtctaaTTTTTTCgatatattatagtctataatgatatagtgataatatattgtagtatattataatatatattataattatattatagactatagtgatatgttataatatataatatagtgatatattatagtatattataatatatagtgatatagtattaatataactattaatacaatagattatagtgatataggattttaaaatttaatattatattaattagtaattgatcatataataataaaaaattattttatatataattatgtatattacatatattttatataatataaaaaattaaaatatatatacatatatatatatatgaactggtCTAGTCCATTTTGGTTCGGtgttagaagaagaaaaattaaaccTGGATCGATTTTGActtgttttgagaaaaatgaaaccGGTACCAAACCAATCTAATCCAGTTTACTGGTTCATCGGTTCTTTTTTTCACCCCTAAAATTTGGTGTCATTTGCTTCTTCTCCAGCTTCACCATCTGGACAACAGACGGTCTGATGTTGGAAATTTGTGGCAAATAGAATTTATGATTCttgctaaaaaatatttttttaaagatttttaattacttgACTTGAACCAACCACAAAATGAATCGGTAACTTTCATTACATCCACCGTTAGTGTGCCTTAACATCACATCCcctataaattttcttaaattttagctaaaacacaccatttctaaaattttaacttaaattttactaatctttcAAAAATCTCATACATCTTATTTCTTGTTAAAAAAGTTACGAATTAGCCTCATGCCAGAAAATTGATAAGGAGAAGATTGTTATGGTTTTTAGTAGAAATGTTACAAAGGCAATTAAAAGTGATATTGTGGCTATGTGGGGTGGAGTACCATTCAGCAGTATGAAAAATACCTTGGGTTACCACCTGCTGTTGGTAGATAAAAAACACAAGCTTCTGTAGAGATTGAACAGAAAGTTTGGAGAAAGTTACAGTGCTAGTAGGAGAAGCTCTTGTCTCAAGGAGATAGGGAAGTTCTTATTAAGGCAATGGCTTTAGCTATTCTAACTTATACAATGAGTTGCTTCAAGTTACCTATAAGCCTATCTACtgagttgaaaaatatgaaGGCTCGCTTTTGGTAGGGTCAGAAAgcaaatgagagaaaaaatcacTGGATTAGTTAGGAGCACATGTGTGAATCAAAGCTCAGAGATGGTTTGGATGTTCGAGATTTGAGAACTTTTAACACTACTCTTTTGAAAAAACAAGACTGGAGAATTTTACAACAAGAAGATACTATGCTACATCAAATCTACAAAGCAAGGTACTTTTCAAATATCAGTTTTTTTGAATCAAGAATAGGCACTAATCCATCATATGCAAGGAGAGGAATTTGGGAAGCAAAGCATTTATTATTTCAAGGTTGTCAACGGCGAATTGGGAATGGATCATTAGTAAAAAtatgggaagatgtatggattCCTAGGCACCAAGCTCTATACAAGGAGATGAGAATGCCTGTGGAGAACAATGGTGAAGAAAGAATGGCATTCCTTATTGACATAAATTTGAGGTGGTAGAATGTAGAGAAAGTTAGAACTCTATTCAATCCAATGGTGGTTGCTGATATTCTAGAAATAGGTATTTGTCCTGGAAAGCATGCAGATACATGGATATGGAAAGATGAAAAGAATGGAAACTTTAGTGTTAAAA
This is a stretch of genomic DNA from Carya illinoinensis cultivar Pawnee chromosome 3, C.illinoinensisPawnee_v1, whole genome shotgun sequence. It encodes these proteins:
- the LOC122303276 gene encoding anthocyanidin 3-O-glucosyltransferase 2-like, whose amino-acid sequence is MKRADLVFIPTPGMGHLASTLAFAKHLLDRDDRFSITVLVMNAAFAPTDHSLVQSIAASDTRVRFIHLPQVDPPPKELFFKSVEKFITEYVESYRSHVKEAIINHVLSASLPLAGLVVDLFCSSMIDVAYELGVPSYVFFTANAAFFGFMLYLPTRHDQVGIEFRETDPESAIPSYVNPLPPGALPSLALNKEGGYISFVNHGRKYKEADGIIINTFSELESHAVSSFFNDGIPPVYTVGPMIDLNGKTPSGNNQAKHEIMKWLDDQPPSSVVFLCFGSRGSFGEPQLKETALGLERSGHRFLWSVRLPSRDDGLARPTDAENLEETLPPGFLERTRGIGMICGWAPQVEVLAHKAIGGFVSHCGWNSILESLWHGVPIATWPLYAEQQTNAFQMVRDLGLAVELKINYRLGSGVLVMAEEIENAVKCLMEGDSKVRKRVKEMSEKSRQAVIEGGSSYASIGRLIEAMMANVTVPARK